The Anaerolineae bacterium genome contains the following window.
AGCTTGGCGGCGGGGTGACGGAATACGTCTTCGAGCAGGTCGGGTAATAGCCTCCTGAGGGGGCGCGGTGCAAGCCGCGCCCCCTTGTAGCACTCTGCCAAAAACACCCTGTCAAAAACAACCTTGACATCCCCCGGGCTTTGACTTATGCTGGCAAATACATATTACTGAATGCGTTGATCGGGACATGTTTGCCCGCCTGCCCGCCCAGAGAAGGCGCGCGCCGGAAGTTCGCTTCCTGTTTGCGCTGAGAGCGCGCCCGCGGTTCCAGCTGGTGAACACCCCCCGTGAGCGGCGGTCGCAAGTGGCGGCTTTTCCCGCCGCGAAGATCGCCCGGTTGGCCCCGTTATCAGCCGCATAAGGCGCGCCCTCTACAGAGAGGGAGCGTGAAGTTGGGTGGAACCGCGTGGTCTGATCGTTGGCCTCGCCCCAATACCAGGGGCGAGGTTTCGCTTTTTCCAGGCCGCGCCTGAGTGTCATAGTTAGAGAGTGCAGCGATGTATACCGTCAAGCGAGTCTGGTTGGACGACACTGAAGGCATGCGCACAGGCAGCGTTGATGTACTGGCCGAGATGGACGATCAATCCCTGTGGATGGCCCGCTTTGTGACCATCCCCTACCTGCAGGAGCAGATGGACTACGGTCTGCAGGCCAGCCGCAGCCTGCGCAACACGCCCGAGGTGCGCTACGCCACCATTGAAACACGGCACATCATTGTCGACCGGCTGGATATCGACACCATCGAGGATGTGATCGACAACCTGCTGGCCCTGGATGTTTTTGAGAGTATGTTCGCCCTCGTCTCCGACCCGACGATGGCCGCCGTGATCGGCGCTCAGCCAGCCATTGTGCGTCAGGCGTAGACGTGGACGTGTGGGGAGACCAAACCGAGGAGCGAGAACTATGACTGATGATGATACCAGCGCCACCATCACTCTTAGCCCCCGGTAAGGACCGTCTGCACGGGTTCTTGCCGCGCCGGGGGCCACGTGAACAGCCAAACCGGGGAGGCAGGGCGCCGTGCAGACCGCCTTTATCCCCCTCTATCTTTGCCAGCTGCATACTGTGCAGACTAGCCGCCGGGCGGTAGGCCCGTCTGGCGGCTGCAGTGGCCCGTTGATCACAGTCGAGGAGTACCATGCAACGCTACGAAGAAAGCAAACTGTACCGCATCCGTCACTCGGCGGCGCACATCATGGCCCAGGCTGTCCTGGAACGCTTCCCAGAGGCCCAGATCGCTATCGGCCCGCCTATCGAGGACGGTTTCTACTACGACTTTGACCTGCCCCGCCCGCTGACGCAGGAAGACCTGGCGGCGATCGAGCAGCGGATGCGCGCCATCATCCGCGAGGGACATCCCTTTGTGCGCCGGGTCGTCAGCGCAGAGGAAGCCCGCCGTCTCTTTGCCAACCAGGTTTACAAGCTGGAGCTGATCGACGGGCTGGAAAAGGGCGCTATGGACGAGGACGGCAACCCGATCGATGGCCCGGCGGTCATCACGACCTACCGGCATGACACGTTTGAGGACCTCTGCCGGGGGCCACACGTGGAAAACGCCAGCGAGATCAACCCGGACGCAGTCAGCATCACCTTCCGGGAGCCAGCCGGGGCTTACTGGCGCGGCGACGAAAAGCGCCCGATGCTCACCCGCATCTACGGCACAGCCTGGGAGACGGCCCAGGAGTTGGAGGAGTACCTGAACCTCCTGGAAGAAGCCAAGAAGCGTGATCATCGCGTGCTGGGTCAGAAGCTCAACCTGTTCGTGATCGACCCGCTGGTCGGCAAGGGCCTGCCCCTGTGGAAGCCCAAAGGCGCGCTCGTCCGCGAAGCGTTGATCGACTTCATGCGCGAGGCCCAGCGCGAGGCCGGTTACCTGCCGGTGGTGACGCCGCACATCGGCAACCTGGACCTGTACCGTACCTCCGGCCACTACCCGTACTACAGCGATAGCCAGTACGCGCCGATCCAGGTCGACGAGGAGCAGTTCCTGATCAAGCCGATGAACTGCCCGCACCACTGCATGATCTACAAGAGTGAGATGCACTCCTACCGTGACCTGCCGCTGCGCCTGGCCGAATTCGGGACGGTCTACCGCTACGAGAAAAGCGGCGAGCTTTCCGGGCTGACCCGCGTGCGTGGCTTCACCCAGGATGACGCCCATCTGTTCGTGACGCCGGAGCAACTCCTGAGCGAGTTCATCGGCGTAGCCGACCTGATCCAGCGCGTCTTCCGTACCCTGGGCATGGCCGACTTCCGCGTGCGTGTTGGCACGCGTGACCCGGAATCGGACAAATACGTCGGCGCACCGGAAAGCTGGGAGAAGGCTACGGCAGCAATCATCGAAGCCTGCCAGCATATGGGTCTGGACTACACGATCGAGGCTGGCGAGGCGGCTTTCTATGGCCCCAAGCTGGACTTCATCGTGCGTGATGTGCTCAAACGGGAATGGCAGCTCGGCACGGTGCAGGTGGACTACAACCTGCCGGAGCGCTTCCAGCTGGAATACATCGGCGCGGACGGCGAACCGCACCGCCCGGTGATGATCCACCGTGCGCCGTTCGGCTCGCTGGAGCGCTTCATGGGCATCCTGATCGAGCACTTCGCCGGGGCGTTCCCGGCCTGGCTCTCGCCGGTGCAGGTGACGCTGATCCCGGTGGCTGACCGGCACGTCCCTTACGCTCAGCAGGTCGCCGCGCGGCTCAAGGCTGCTGGCTTCCGGGCGGAGGTAGACGACTCTAACAACCGCATGAGCAACAAGATCCGCATCGCCCAGGGGCAAAAGGTGCCCTATATGCTGGTCGTGGGCGACCGCGATGTGGAGGCGCAGGCGGTCAGCGTCCGCCTGCGCAGCGGGGAAGACCTGGGGGCCATGCCGGTGGAGGCGTTCATCGCCCGGCTGGGCGAAATCGTCAAATCGCGCGCGCTGGAGTTATGGCCGTAGGGCGTGGTCTTGCTGCACGGTCGCGGGGGCAGCCTGCCAGTCGGGGGCTGCCCCCGTCTTCATGACCCTGCTCCAGGTCGCGGGGTAATGCGGGAACATAGATAATCCATTAGAACCGCCCGGATTCTCTTGAAGCCGGGCGGAACGTGCTTAGAATCAGGATCTGGAGGGAGGATTACTGTAAAGCAGAGGGGAGGGCAAAGCAAAGGCTATGTTCTTCGATCCGAACTATCTCCTGTGGGTGCTGATTCCGGGCATGCTGATCTCATTTGCAGCGCAGATGATGATCCGCAATGCCTATGGCAAATGGAGCCGCATCCGCAATGGCGCCGGCTTGACCGGGGCGCAGGTCGCCCAGGTGATCATTGACCGCACACCGGTTGGCGATGTCGCCTACGGGAGCGCACGGCTGCGCTACACAGGCCGGAGCGTCTCCAGTATCAGCCTGGAGCGCATCGGCGGCCAGCTGACCGACCACTACGATCCACGCACGCACACCGTCCGCCTGTCGGATTCGACGGCCAACCAGCCGTCGGTGGTGGCGATGGCAGTGGTGGCCCACGAACTGGGTCATGCCCAGCAGCATGAGGAGAACTCGATTCTGATCCAGGCCCGCAACTTCCTGATCCCGGCGGTGCAGATCAGCCCGATGATCTCCTACAGCCTGATTCTGTTCGGCCTGCTGTTCAACCTGCTTGACCTGTTCTGGCTGGGCGTATTCTTCTTCGCGGTGGCGGTAGGCTTCACCATCCTGACTCTGCCGGTGGAATTTGACGCCAGCCGGCGCGGCCTGCAGCTCCTGCGGGATTCCGGGCTGATGCTGACCACGCAGGATGAGCAGGGTTCGCGGGAAGTACTGACGGCGGCGGCGCTGACCTATGTAGCCGCCGCGGTCACTGCGATCCTGCAACTGCTGTACTTCATCAGCCTGGCCCAGCGCCGTGACTGAGCATCCCAGGGTTCAGCAGCATTCAACCACACGCACCGCCCCAGAGCGGTGCGTTTTGCTTTCGGCGGTGGGTGTCCCGGTCAACTGTGCCACTACAGTCTGGTGGCCGTACGGCGCTTTCCGGCCACCCGGTCTTCCTTCCCTTGTCCTGGCCTCTTACCACCCTGCCGGGATGTTGGCCTGGCAGGCAGGCACGGGTACAATGAGATCATCCGTGGAACATGCGTTTAGGCCAGCGGCTGGCTGGCCATTGGGCAGCTATGGATCGCAGAGAGAAGATCGAGCACATCAGCCGCCTGCCCCTGTTCTCGGAACTGACCAGAGACGAGATCGCCCAGATCGAGCCGCTGTTCTCCGAGGAGCATTACCGGGCGGGTGAGTACATTTACCGCCAGGCGGAGTTCAGCTTCGCCCTGTACCTGTTTGTAGAAGGGCGCGGGCGGTTGCTGCGGGTGGGGCCGGATGGCATCGAGCGGCGCGGTGCGGATGTCGAGCCGGGTGAATTCGTGGGGGAAAAATCGCTCTTTCTGCACGAGGAGCGCCCCAATTCGCTGGTCATTGTGCGCGACGCTACGGTACTGGTGCTGCCCCGCGCCCGCTTTGATGAGTTCATCCGCCGCAACCCGGCCATCAAAGCCCGCCTGAACATCCGCGACGATGTGCGCGGTGCGGTGCAGGATCAGGACTTTCCCTGGCTGCAACGCGGCGAGATCGTGCTGCGCTATACGCACCGCCACCCCTGGGCGTTCATCCGCCGGGCCGCCTGGAGCCTGCCCATGCTGGTGATCCTGCTCCAGGTGCCGCTGGTGATCGCCCTGTTGCCGCCACCATTCCCCAGCAGTCTGGCGCCCTTCGGCCTGGTCCCGGCGTTGCTGATCCCGGCGCTGTACGTGATCTACACCTATTTCGACTGGAAGAACGACTGGTTCGTGATCACCAACCAGCGCGTCGTCCACGAGGAAGCCGTGCTACTCACGCTAAACGAGACGCGCCAGCAGGCCCCGCTGCGCAGCATCCAGAGCGTGGAAACCGTCCAGCGCGGCTATTTCGCCGTGCGGCTGGGCTTTGGCGATCTGATTGTGAACACTGCTGGCTCCGGCGGCAGCCTGGTCTTTGACACCATCGACAACGCCGAGGACATGGCTGCCGTGCTCAAGTCTGAGCTGGCGCGGGCGCACTCCCACAGCGCCGCCGAGGATCGGCAGAAAATCCGCGCCGAGATCGATCGCTTCCTGGGCCGCACCACCCTCAATCGCACTTATGCGGAGACTATCCCTCAGCCCGGCGCCCAGCCGGGTACGCCAAACCCACCCAGGCCAGTGAGGACGCGCATCCAGGAATGGATGGACAAGATCAACAACTACTTCGACATCCGTGTTCGCATGGATGAAGGCCACCGCGTAGTTTACCGCCGCCACTGGCTGGTGCTGTGGAACAGCGTCTTTACCCCGGCCTTCTTTTTACTGCTGACGCTGGGAGCCTTTGCTGCCTCGCTGATCTGGAGCGGGGAGTGGCCCTGGAATGCCGTCCATCCGCTGGTGCGCGTCGTGATCTTCCTGCTGTTGATGACAGCGGAAGGCTTCTGGCTATGGTACAGCTACGAAGACTGGCATAACGACCTGTACATCGTTGAGGATCAGACGGTCACGCGTATCCACCGCCGTCCGCTGTGGCTGGCCGACGAGCGCAGCACCATCCTGATCCGCAACATCCAGGGTGTCAACGTCTCGATCCGGGGGGTGTGGCAGAAGGCGCTCAATTACGGCACGGTGATCGTCCAGACCGCCGCCGACGACCGCAACCCGACCGATGGCATGGGCGGCGAGACGATCATCCCCTTTATCTACAAACCCCACACCCTGCAGGAAGACATCCTGCGCCGCCAGCGACGGGAAGACACAAAGAATGCCCAGCAAGAATCAGACCGCATGGCTGAGCAGATCGCCCGCTGGCTGGCCGTCTACCACCAGGCCACCCACGCCGAAGACTTCGACAGCCAGCCGATGAACCAGTACATCGACAAAGGGCAACTCAAGGGCGGGCCGTACCGTAGCGAGGATGAATAACGTCGGGGCGTCAACGCCGTCCGCCGTGTATACCGGATTCAAAATCTCCTGTTCAGAAAATCGTCCGGGACGCGCTATAATCGTGGCCGCTTCCGGCCTGTGACCGGGGGTGGGCGCAGCAGTTATATGTGCGCCGAAGAGTCCGTGACCTGTACGAGGAGGTAATAGTCGTTATGGAATACACCTATCTTGGCCGGACTGGTTTGAAGGTTAGCCGCCTGTGCCTGGGCACGATGAACTTCGGGCCGCAAACCGACGAGGCTGACGGCCATGCCATCATGGACAAAGCCCTGGAGCTGGGCATCAACTTCTTTGACACGGCCAATGTTTATGGTGGTTGGGGCAAATCCAACCGCAAGGGCACGACCGAGGAGATCATTGGTCGCTGGTTTGCCCAGGGCGGTGGGCGACGGGAGAAGGTCGTGCTGGCCACCAAGGTCTATGGCGACATGGGCGACTGGCCCAACCACAGCCGCCTTTCCGCCCTGCACATCAAGCACGCCTGTGAGGCCAGCCTGCGCCGCCTGCAGACCGACTACATCGACCTGTACCAGATGCATCACATCGACCGCAACACCCCCTGGGAAGAGATCTGGCAGGCGATGGAGCAACTCGTCCGCGAGGGCAAGGTGCTGTATGTCGGCAGCAGCAACTTTGGCGGCTGGCACATTGCTCAGGCCAACGAGATCGCCCGTCAGCGGAACTTCATGGGCCTGGTTTCCGAGCAGAGCCTGTACCACCTGGCCGCCCGTATGATCGAGCTGGAGGTCATCCCGGCCTGCCAGGCCTACGGGCTGGGCCTGATCCCCTGGTCGCCGCTGGGTGGCGGGTTGCTGGGTGGCGTGCTCAAGAAGCAGAACGAAGGCCGCCGCGCCTCGGAGAATATGCAGAAGCGCATCGAGGAGATGCGCCCGCAGCTGGAGCGCTGGGAAGCCTTCTGCGCCGAGATGGGCGAGGAACCCGCGGCGGTGGCTCTGGCCTGGTTGCTGCATCAGCCGGCGGTCACCGCGCCGATCATCGGCCCGCGCACAATGGATCAGCTCACCGGCGCTTCTCTACGCGCCCTGGAGATTAAGCTGAGCGAGGAACAACTCAAGACGCTCGACGAGATCTTCCCCGGCTACAAGACTGCGCCAGAACATTACGCCTGGTAGCGGATTGTCGCTGTGCTGCCGGGGTGCATCGTCGTCTGACATTGTCCCCGGCCCCGGCAGCTTTACTCCCGCAGGAGCCCCCGGCGCTGGCGCATGATCTCAAAAGCCAGCACAGCAGCAGCAGCCGTCGTCCCCAGCGATCCGGCAAAGCGCCGCCCATACGGAATCTGCAGCACGAGATCGGCTCGCTCCAGAAACGAGCGGGTGACGCCGCGCTTTTCCCCGCCGATCAGCAGGAACAGCGGGCCGGTCAGGTCAGCGTCGTAGAGGGCGACAGCGCGCGGCAGGTAGGCGGTGGCGGCGATGGTCAACCCGCGCGCCCGGAAGAAACGGGCAGCTTCTTCCGCTTCCTCCGCAACAGCCGTTGGCAGGCGCTCCGAAGCCCCGGCGGAGGCCCGCCCGACGATACCCGCCGCGCTCATCCAGTTGCGCGGTCGCACAACCAGCCCATCCGCTCCCGCTGCGTACAGGGCGCGGATGGCCTGCCCAAAGTTGAAGGGGTCTTCCACGCCGTCAATCATGGCGATGAAGGGCGCGTGGCCATCCGACGGGAGCAGACGCTCCAGCGGGACGAAGCGGCGCGGTCCGCACAGAGCAATCGCGCCGCCGTGAGTCTGGCCGCTGGCGCGGGCGGCGATCGCTGCTGCATCTACCCGTTCTACCGGCACGCCCGCCACCTCTGCCGTGCGGGCCAGACGGGCCAGGTCGCCGTGGCGGTCGCGGCTGGCGCGGTCGATGTAGACGGTGTAGACAGGCCGGCTGTTCGCTTCCAGCGCCGCCTGAATAGCAATGTGCCCTTCAAGAACTGCCTGTTGCCCTTCATCCGCTGGTTCCACCGAACAACTCCTCCGCATTGATGACTCCACACCCGGCTACAATTTAACCACAACGTCCTGGCCTCGGCATCCGGCCTGCCGCCGATTAACCCCGGCAATGCGCGGCGCGGCCTGATGTGGTACAAACAGCCTGTACGCAGTCCGGATACACCAGGAGGCTCTCGCTCATGCCCTATGTTGACCTTGCCACCGGGGCGCGGCTGGAATATGTGGACACCGCCCTGGAGGATTCCGCCAGGCCGGTTGTGATCGCCGTGCACGGTCTGCTGGGCACCGCCCGCCGCCACCTGGGCCGGGTGATCGACTGGCTGGCGGCGGATTACCGCGTGCTCGGCCCGTCGATGCGCGGCTATGGCGGTTCGCGTCCCAAGCCGCGCGATTTTCCACCAGACTTCTACCGCCGCGACGCCGGTGACCTGCTGGCCTTCATGGACGCCCTGGGCATCGCCCAGGCCCACCTGCTGGGCTATTCCGATGGCGGCGAGATCGCCCTGCTGGCGGCAGGGCTAGCCCCGGAGCGCTTCCGTTCGGTCGTAGCCTGGGGCGCGGTGGGCTACTTTGGCCCACAGCTGCGCGAGGTGATAACCGCCCCCGGCTACCGCGAGCGCCTGGCCCCTACCCCGACGCAAATGACGCTGCATGGCATCCCCGACCGCGACGCTTTCGCCCAGGGGTGGATCGACGCCGTGCTGCACATGATTGATGTGGGCGACGGCGATGTCAGCCTGAGCACGGCTGACCGGATCGCCGCGCCGTTGCTGATGATGCTGGGGCGCGAAGATCGGCTCAACCCCGCCGAGTATGCCGAGCACTACCTGGAACGCGCGGGGCATGGTCGGCTGATCCTCTTTGACTGCGGCCACCCCGTTCACGACCAGCAGCCGGAGGAGTTCCGGCAGCTTGTAGGCAGCTTTCTGGCCCATGTCGAGGCGGGGGACGCCAGGACGTACGGTTACTAGGCTTTCTTTCTCACCGCCCCTTAATCCCTGTGGCCTGCCGCCATGCTACACTTACGCTTCCCGGCGATCTAGCCGCTGCTAACGCCTGAAATGGCAAAGGACTGACCTGTGAACAAGTACACCCTGCTTACTCTGCTGGCCGTGCTGCTGCTAACCGCCATCCTCCCGGCAGCAGCACAGGATACCCCGCCGACACCCACCGAGCTATGCGCTGCCGCGACGCCTGCCGAGACGCCCGATGTCCTGACTTTTGCTGCTGCGGAAGATGTCCTGACGGAGGGGGTAGACTATCTGGCCGTGTTCTGCACGACAGCCGGACCGATCCTGATCGACCTGTTTGAGGCGCAAACCCCGGTCACCGTCAACAGCTTCGTCTTTCTGGCCCGCGCCGGATACTACAACAACACCAACTTCCACCGCGTGATCGCCGGATTCATGGCCCAGGGCGGCGATCCGACCAACACCGGGGGTGGCGATCCCGGCTACCAGTTCGAGGACGAGATCGTCGACGACCTCATCTTCGATCGGCCCGGTCTGCTGGCGATGGCCAACGCCGGAGAGGACACCAACGGCAGCCAGTTCTTCATCACCACTGCGCCGGCTGACTGGCTCAACGGCAAGCATACCATCTTTGGAGAGGTGCTGGCCGGGCAGGGTAATGTAGAGCGCATCCGCCTGCGCGATCCCCAGCAGGCGCTGGAGCCGGGCATGCTGCTAGAGACGGTGGTGATCGTGGAAGGCGCGGAGAATGTCGCCGCTGTGGAAGAAACCCTCACCCCTGCCGGGCGTCCGGAAGCTGAGGCCGCGCTGGAACAGGTGGATGCGTATGTCCCCGTCCAGCTTGACCGTCTCGGCGCCCCCTTCGGCGAGATGCTTTCCGCCAGCTTTGCCTATGACGCAGCGACCAGTGGCGTCTTTGACACCGCCGCGCTGATTGAGACAGTAGAGGGCGCGCAAATGGACGCACAGACCTACTACAACGCCCACAACCATATCTACAGCCTGAGGGCGGTCTATGCCAGCCCGGACTGCAATCTGGCGACCTTCCCGATCCCTGGCTTCTCCTACCAGCTGGACGCCTATGCGACGGCTGAGGACGCCGCCGCCGCACTGGCTGACGAGGCGCTGGCCGATCTGCTGGCCGCCCAGGGCTTTAGCCCTTACACCGAGATTGCGCTGCCCTACGCTGTTTACACCCGCCCACAGCAGGATTGTGACACCGACACAGTCGTCGCCCGCGCTTACCTGCAGCGGGGGCGCTTTGTGACCATGCAGGAGGTCGTCGTCACGGCGGAAAACACGGAAATCGCCGCCTTCCTGCCGGAAGCGCTGGCTCTGCCGCTGTTTGAGGATGCGTTCAACAGCCTGCTCCGCCCGGAAACCATCAGCTCCGGCGCTGAGTAGCGCGCTACTTTCCCGCTGGCAGCCCTCAGTCGCCTGGTTGAGGGCTGCCCCTCCGGTAGAGATAGGCCCGGCCTCGCCTGCCATCGGCGCGGATGGCTTCCATCTCCCGCAGGCAGTAGCAGATCTGCCCGGCCAGGCGACTGCCCACCCCCAGCGTCCGCGCCACGTCGCCCACCGTGAATGGATCGGCCAGCGCCTCCGGCAGCAACGCCAGCAGATCGGCAGGCGTCCGGAATAGCCGCCGTTCCAGGACACGCAGCAGTTCACGGCGGTCGGTAGCCCAGCCGCGCCGCCGCCAGCTGCGCCCGTCGTAGCGACGGAATTCCGCTTCCTCGATCAACAGCACTTCCAGCGTGAAGTTGGGTTGTAGCATCAGGCGCGGAAAACTGACCAGTTCCCGGAACAGATCGGCGTACATCCCGCACCGGGGGGAGCGGCGGCGGGCTTCAGCGCCGGGCACAGCGCCCTGGCGCACGATCCACTTCTCGCGGGCGACCGGATAGACCAGCCGGACAGCATGCCCGGCGGCAGTCAGGGCGGTCAGCTTGCGCCGGATCGCGCCGAAGTTCCCCGTCTGAATCTCCACCAGCAGGCCGTCCTGCACCAGGTCGATCACATAGCCGTCGACCATGACCTCTGCCTGTGCGCCGGGCGCGGCGTACCAGGCTTTGAGCGCGGCGTGCAGCGGTGCTTCGTTGAGCGTGCCAATGACCGAAGTGGGCGGCATGCTATTTCCTGGCAGCGGCAGCGCAGGGCCGCTACTCGATCTGCTGGATGGCGGCAGCGGTGGCCGGATCGTAGATCACGACTCTGTCACCGGCGGCAACGGCCAGGTGTGCGCCATCCGGGCGGAAGGCCAGGCTGCCGACCGCGCCGGGCAGTTCCACCACCCGCTCAACATAGTAGTTGCCCACCTCCAGGTTCCACACCTCCATCAGCCGGTTGATGGCCACTGCGCCGCGCGTTGCGTCCGGGCTGAGCGCGACCCGGCGCGGGTCGCCCCCTACCAGCGTGCTGCGCAGGGTGAAGCCAACGCCCAGCGCATCACCATCCCACAACCAGAAACGATCGCTGAACCCAGCCGCCCAGGCCCCGTCACCCGACCAGGTCATGGCCCCGAAGATGCCCGTTGGCAGGAAGTCATTCCGTACCAGGTCAAACTGGCAACCGGTCCCGGCAACCTGGCAGGTGCGCACGTTAATGACATCGTTGATCACGACATAGCGGTTATCCGGACTGAAAGCGGCACGGATCACCCCCCAGCCGGGCCACCAGTAGGGCACCACCTCCGGCGGGCCAGCCCGGTTGAGGTCCCACAGCGTGGCCGGCGTGCCATCGGAGGTCGGCCCCAGCACCAGCCAGGCACCATCCGGGCTGGCGGCGGCCCAGGCCGGGTCATAGGGTGCCTGAACGAGCACCGTGCGGATGGCGCCACTGGTCACATCCACCACGCGCAGGCTGTCGGTCGCCCAGACCACGGCGTACAGCCCGCCTTCCAGGACGATCAGGTCGATTACCGGGCCAACCGGGATCGTCTGCTGCAGGGCCAGGGTATAGGCGTCGTACAGGCGCAGCCCGGCCCCCGACCCCACCACCAGCCGTGCCCCATCAGGCGTGTAAGCCGCCCGCTTAATCACCGGCGGCGGCGTGATCGGGCGCGGCGTAGGAACCGGCGTCACATCAGCCGGGAGATCTGGCGGCGAAGGCGGAATATCCGCCAGCAGGGCGGGATCGACGATGACCGGCGGCGGGTTAGCCGGGTCAATCAGCAGGTAACGTCCGCCGG
Protein-coding sequences here:
- a CDS encoding threonine--tRNA ligase, which gives rise to MQRYEESKLYRIRHSAAHIMAQAVLERFPEAQIAIGPPIEDGFYYDFDLPRPLTQEDLAAIEQRMRAIIREGHPFVRRVVSAEEARRLFANQVYKLELIDGLEKGAMDEDGNPIDGPAVITTYRHDTFEDLCRGPHVENASEINPDAVSITFREPAGAYWRGDEKRPMLTRIYGTAWETAQELEEYLNLLEEAKKRDHRVLGQKLNLFVIDPLVGKGLPLWKPKGALVREALIDFMREAQREAGYLPVVTPHIGNLDLYRTSGHYPYYSDSQYAPIQVDEEQFLIKPMNCPHHCMIYKSEMHSYRDLPLRLAEFGTVYRYEKSGELSGLTRVRGFTQDDAHLFVTPEQLLSEFIGVADLIQRVFRTLGMADFRVRVGTRDPESDKYVGAPESWEKATAAIIEACQHMGLDYTIEAGEAAFYGPKLDFIVRDVLKREWQLGTVQVDYNLPERFQLEYIGADGEPHRPVMIHRAPFGSLERFMGILIEHFAGAFPAWLSPVQVTLIPVADRHVPYAQQVAARLKAAGFRAEVDDSNNRMSNKIRIAQGQKVPYMLVVGDRDVEAQAVSVRLRSGEDLGAMPVEAFIARLGEIVKSRALELWP
- a CDS encoding zinc metallopeptidase, with translation MFFDPNYLLWVLIPGMLISFAAQMMIRNAYGKWSRIRNGAGLTGAQVAQVIIDRTPVGDVAYGSARLRYTGRSVSSISLERIGGQLTDHYDPRTHTVRLSDSTANQPSVVAMAVVAHELGHAQQHEENSILIQARNFLIPAVQISPMISYSLILFGLLFNLLDLFWLGVFFFAVAVGFTILTLPVEFDASRRGLQLLRDSGLMLTTQDEQGSREVLTAAALTYVAAAVTAILQLLYFISLAQRRD
- a CDS encoding cyclic nucleotide-binding domain-containing protein gives rise to the protein MDRREKIEHISRLPLFSELTRDEIAQIEPLFSEEHYRAGEYIYRQAEFSFALYLFVEGRGRLLRVGPDGIERRGADVEPGEFVGEKSLFLHEERPNSLVIVRDATVLVLPRARFDEFIRRNPAIKARLNIRDDVRGAVQDQDFPWLQRGEIVLRYTHRHPWAFIRRAAWSLPMLVILLQVPLVIALLPPPFPSSLAPFGLVPALLIPALYVIYTYFDWKNDWFVITNQRVVHEEAVLLTLNETRQQAPLRSIQSVETVQRGYFAVRLGFGDLIVNTAGSGGSLVFDTIDNAEDMAAVLKSELARAHSHSAAEDRQKIRAEIDRFLGRTTLNRTYAETIPQPGAQPGTPNPPRPVRTRIQEWMDKINNYFDIRVRMDEGHRVVYRRHWLVLWNSVFTPAFFLLLTLGAFAASLIWSGEWPWNAVHPLVRVVIFLLLMTAEGFWLWYSYEDWHNDLYIVEDQTVTRIHRRPLWLADERSTILIRNIQGVNVSIRGVWQKALNYGTVIVQTAADDRNPTDGMGGETIIPFIYKPHTLQEDILRRQRREDTKNAQQESDRMAEQIARWLAVYHQATHAEDFDSQPMNQYIDKGQLKGGPYRSEDE
- a CDS encoding aldo/keto reductase codes for the protein MEYTYLGRTGLKVSRLCLGTMNFGPQTDEADGHAIMDKALELGINFFDTANVYGGWGKSNRKGTTEEIIGRWFAQGGGRREKVVLATKVYGDMGDWPNHSRLSALHIKHACEASLRRLQTDYIDLYQMHHIDRNTPWEEIWQAMEQLVREGKVLYVGSSNFGGWHIAQANEIARQRNFMGLVSEQSLYHLAARMIELEVIPACQAYGLGLIPWSPLGGGLLGGVLKKQNEGRRASENMQKRIEEMRPQLERWEAFCAEMGEEPAAVALAWLLHQPAVTAPIIGPRTMDQLTGASLRALEIKLSEEQLKTLDEIFPGYKTAPEHYAW
- a CDS encoding RNA methyltransferase; amino-acid sequence: MEPADEGQQAVLEGHIAIQAALEANSRPVYTVYIDRASRDRHGDLARLARTAEVAGVPVERVDAAAIAARASGQTHGGAIALCGPRRFVPLERLLPSDGHAPFIAMIDGVEDPFNFGQAIRALYAAGADGLVVRPRNWMSAAGIVGRASAGASERLPTAVAEEAEEAARFFRARGLTIAATAYLPRAVALYDADLTGPLFLLIGGEKRGVTRSFLERADLVLQIPYGRRFAGSLGTTAAAAVLAFEIMRQRRGLLRE
- a CDS encoding alpha/beta hydrolase; this translates as MPYVDLATGARLEYVDTALEDSARPVVIAVHGLLGTARRHLGRVIDWLAADYRVLGPSMRGYGGSRPKPRDFPPDFYRRDAGDLLAFMDALGIAQAHLLGYSDGGEIALLAAGLAPERFRSVVAWGAVGYFGPQLREVITAPGYRERLAPTPTQMTLHGIPDRDAFAQGWIDAVLHMIDVGDGDVSLSTADRIAAPLLMMLGREDRLNPAEYAEHYLERAGHGRLILFDCGHPVHDQQPEEFRQLVGSFLAHVEAGDARTYGY
- a CDS encoding peptidylprolyl isomerase, whose amino-acid sequence is MTFAAAEDVLTEGVDYLAVFCTTAGPILIDLFEAQTPVTVNSFVFLARAGYYNNTNFHRVIAGFMAQGGDPTNTGGGDPGYQFEDEIVDDLIFDRPGLLAMANAGEDTNGSQFFITTAPADWLNGKHTIFGEVLAGQGNVERIRLRDPQQALEPGMLLETVVIVEGAENVAAVEETLTPAGRPEAEAALEQVDAYVPVQLDRLGAPFGEMLSASFAYDAATSGVFDTAALIETVEGAQMDAQTYYNAHNHIYSLRAVYASPDCNLATFPIPGFSYQLDAYATAEDAAAALADEALADLLAAQGFSPYTEIALPYAVYTRPQQDCDTDTVVARAYLQRGRFVTMQEVVVTAENTEIAAFLPEALALPLFEDAFNSLLRPETISSGAE
- a CDS encoding WD40 repeat domain-containing protein yields the protein MSTKPTLWALIAVLLLFGGLPAAAQEGVCDNAPPPRLTIGGWTVVTAAVAGTPAGGLRLRDTPRTTGGELAVLPAGTVARVLEGPACNDGFHWWRLFISQSEQEGWSAEGLGEVYYLAPSAAPVYTLTPTPVPIGATPVPPAAEASAECPGETAASYLRVGAAARVADQAHPVRLRAEPATDSLFLQVIYQDAILRVIGGPACVADRRWWQVDVNGRTGWTVEAAGGRYLLIDPANPPPVIVDPALLADIPPSPPDLPADVTPVPTPRPITPPPVIKRAAYTPDGARLVVGSGAGLRLYDAYTLALQQTIPVGPVIDLIVLEGGLYAVVWATDSLRVVDVTSGAIRTVLVQAPYDPAWAAASPDGAWLVLGPTSDGTPATLWDLNRAGPPEVVPYWWPGWGVIRAAFSPDNRYVVINDVINVRTCQVAGTGCQFDLVRNDFLPTGIFGAMTWSGDGAWAAGFSDRFWLWDGDALGVGFTLRSTLVGGDPRRVALSPDATRGAVAINRLMEVWNLEVGNYYVERVVELPGAVGSLAFRPDGAHLAVAAGDRVVIYDPATAAAIQQIE